The proteins below are encoded in one region of Oncorhynchus nerka isolate Pitt River linkage group LG15, Oner_Uvic_2.0, whole genome shotgun sequence:
- the LOC115143156 gene encoding ruvB-like 1 — protein sequence MKIEEVKSTTKTQRVASHSHVKGLGLDEAGNAKQNASGLVGQEAAREACGIIVELIRSKKMSGRAVLLAGPPGTGKTALALAMAQELGNKVPFCPMVGSEVYSSEIKKTEVLMENFRRAIGLRIKETKEVYEGEVTELTPCETENPMGGYGKTISHVIIGLKTGKGTKQLKLDPSIYESLQKERVEAGDVIYIESNSGAVKRQGRCDTFATEFDLEAEEYVPLPKGDVHKKKEIIQDVTLHDLDIANARPQGGQDILSMMGQLMKPKKTEITDKLRAEINKVVNRYIDQGVAELVPGVLFVDEVHMLDIECFTYLHRALESTIAPIVVFASNRGNCLIRGTEDISSPHGIPLDLLDRVMIIRTMLYTPQEMKQIIKIRAQTEGINISEEALSHLGEIGTKTTLRYAAQLLTPASLLGRVQGKEGVEREQVEEINELFYDAKSSAKILQDQQHKYMK from the exons ATGAAGATCGAAGAAGTGAAAAGCACCACGAAAACGCAGCGCGTCGCCTCTCACAGCCATGTGAAAGGACTCGGGCTAGACGAGGCCGGGAATGCAAAGCAAAATGCGTCAGGTCTTGTGGGGCAGGAGGCTGCAAGAGAG GCTTGTGGTATTATTGTGGAACTGATCCGCTCAAAGAAGATGTCAGGAAGGGCAGTTTTACTGGCTGGACCTCCCGGTACAGGAAAG ACTGCCCTGGCTTTGGCTATGGCACAGGAACTGGGCAACAAGGTGCCATTCTGCCCCATGGTGGGTAGTGAGGTCTACTCTTCAGAGATCAAGAAAACAGAGGTGCTGATGGAGAACTTCAGGAGGGCAATAG GGCTGCGTATCAAGGAAACCAAGGAGGTGTATGAGGGGGAGGTCACAGAGCTGACCCCCTGTGAGACGGAGAACCCCATGGGTGGTTACGGGAAGACCATCAGCCATGTCATCATCGGACTGAAGACAGGCAAGGGCACCAAGCAGCTCAAG ctggATCCCAGTATTTATGAGAGCCTGCAGAAGGAGCGTGTGGAGGCGGGAGACGTCATCTATATTGAATCAAACAGTGGAGCCGTCAAG AGACAAGGTCGGTGTGACACATTTGCCACAGAGTTTGACCTGGAGGCTGAGGAGTACGTGCCGCTGCCCAAGGGGGACGTCCACAAGAAGAAAGAGATAATCCAAGACGTCACGCTACACGACCTGGATATTGCCAACGCTAGACCACAG GGAGGTCAAGATATCCTGTCTATGATGGGACAACTGATGAAGCCCAAGAAGACTGAGATCACAG ACAAGCTGCGAGCTGAGATCAACAAGGTGGTAAACCGTTACATTGACCAGGGTGTGGCTGAGCTGGTCCCCGGGGTGCTGTTTGTGGATGAGGTGCACATGCTGGACATTGAGTGTTTCACCTACCTGCACCGAGCCCTGGAGAGCACCATCGCACCCATCGTAGTTTTCGCCTCCAACAGGGGCAACTGCCTCATCAG GGGGACAGAGGACATCAGCTCTCCTCATGGCATTCCTCTGGACCTGCTGGACAGGGTCATGATCATCCGCACCATGCTCTACACACCACAGGAGATGAAGCAG ATCATTAAAATCCGAGCTCAGACTGAGGGGATCAACATCAGCGAGGAGGCCCTCAGTCACCTGGGAGAGATTGGAACTAAGACCACCCTCAG GTATGCGGCGCAGCTGCTGACCCCAGCCAGTCTGTTAGGCAGAGTCcaggggaaggagggagtagagagggagcaGGTGGAGGAGATCAACGAACTCTTCTACGATGCCAAGTCCTCCGCTAAGATCCTCCAGGACCAGCAGCACAAGTACATGAAATAA